The Microtus ochrogaster isolate Prairie Vole_2 unplaced genomic scaffold, MicOch1.0 UNK3, whole genome shotgun sequence region AAGTCTGGAATATGTTTTATCATTGACGATCACTAACTCTTGGGATGTTTAAAATGAAGAACGACCTCAAGTGTTGATGAGAATGTGTGAGAACTTGAACTCTCTCTTTGATGAGTAGAACACAGTATGTTGCAACTACTTTAGAAAGTATTCTCTAAAAGTTAAACATACCCCCGTTGTTATCTAAGAGAAATGGACTCCTGTGTCCGCACGAAGACCAAGGCATGCACAGCCACagcaactttctttctttttagttctgtGTCCCCaggactggggattgaactcagaacctggCACTCGAGGCAAATGCTGCAGTACCCAGTTAGATCACCAGCCTTTTTATTGCAAGCTTCAAAACAAGTTTCCagtaagttgcccaggctggccacaaactcccTATGTGGTCTATGTTCACTGAGagcttgtggtcctcctgcctctgcctcccaaatagcTGGGCTTATAGATGTGCCCCACCGTGCCAAGCTTGGtagctttatcttattttaataacTAAGATAGAGTGGCCTCAGGTTTCTTACCTGAAACTCTGGAGGACAGAAGATGATGGATCAGTTGTATACAGGCAGTTGAAAAGAAAAGCCTGAGACTCAGAATTCTCTACCCAGATTGCCTGTCATTAACCTGTTTAACCTTAACGTGTGAAGTTTGTTAAGGCTAAGATTGAGGTAACAACTCTAGTTCATAACTAAGACAcctgaagaaaggataaagagagggtttttttgttgttgtttttgttttgttttgttttttaaactcaaCATAAGTCTTGGCTTCTAAGCACAGGAGTCAAGGTTCAGTTTAATGGCCACCTGGTGCTCCATACCTTCTGTGTATCCTCGTTTCTAGGGGATTCTTTGGGCTTAACGTGATAACATTCTAAGTGCAATGTGTCCACTCAGGCTAGCGGGAGACTCTGAGGATGAGTGGTTTAGGGAGGAAATGAAGCCAGTGGCGGAGTCTCTGATCCTCTCCGGGAGGAACATCCTGCTGGTAACCCAGAAGCTCCCCGTGCAGCCGGAGTGTCAGCGCCACTGGGAGGAGCTAGTGGCCACAGCTCAGCAGATCCTGGTGGATACTACCAAGGTAAGGCTCCCTCAGAGCTGGACTGCAGCATGGTCATCGCTGGAGAGCACGCATGGCCATGCAGTTCTCACAGGAACTCCTGGCCGTCCCTTAATTTGAAACCTGCCCAAGTGCTTGCCAAGATCCTAGACAGAGTTCATTACCGATTTAATCAGGGCTAAAACTGAAGCTGTAACAGGAGCTGGTAAGAACCCCTCAATTTCCAAACACACTCAGTTTCTCATCCTGACCCACATTCCTTTCTAAAtacaacttaaatttattttggagagtttatgcatttttattttatgtctgcgagtgtttgcctgaatgtgtagGTATGCACCACGTCTGTAAACCCATTGAGGAAGAGGCGGGCAGAGGAGGGCCTAGGAAATtctagtgttggaattacagacagttgtgcgcccccttgtggatgctaggaatcaaagatcggtcctctggtagagcagcccgtacacttaactgctgacccatcgaTTTCTCCGGCCCGTTTACAACTTTTACATTGGGATATTGCTCCTGGTTCAAATAcaaatcttcaaaatattttgttgGTGTTCATTGAATAACATCTGTAGTGTGGTTTATTGGAGCGTATTGCAGTGGGGTAGGGGAGGATGAGAGGCAGAACCGGAGGGGTTTGGGCATCTGCTGGTggtgaatgaaagagagagaaaggctttTGGCTTGGGTACCAGCCCCAGGGATAGGGAGTGGATGGATGGAGCTGTCTGTGAGAGGCGAGTCAGGCTAGAAAAGCTGCCTCAGGGAAGCCCTCCAGCCCATCGTtctcatttaaataataatacgTCTTTGGACAGTCCAGGGTAAACCCCACGTCCCCTAAATATGGAGAGAAGGCAGCCAGTTCAGACCTCTGGTTTACAAAGAAATGCGCACACACGCAAACCTCCAAGACTGGAGGGTGCATTCTCCAGTCCGGTCACCTAGACGGTGTCTGTGTTTGGTTACATTCAGGTTAAGTGACAATGTAAGGTCTCCTAGGCTTAAGCTACATGGCCCCAAGAATGTTCAGTCATCTTCAAGTCTCTTTCCTGTGACCGCCCCAGCAGGTCTTGCTGCTTGAAGACGCAGCAATGGCGAGGAAGACGGTGCCAGCGGCTGGTTGGTGCCTGACCTGCCTGGAGGCTCTGGAGGCGGCGGAGGACTCTACCTCGCTGCGCGCCTCGCTGTCTGACCTGGCGACTGCGCTGCTTAGACTGGGAGGCCTGACCACGCGCTGGGCCCGGGACGAACGCCTGGGTCGAGTTCGCCACCGGCTAGGGTGCTGCATCCCAGCGCTGCTCGCAGCCGCCCGCGGCCACCTCCGGCACCCGCGCGAGCCGCAGCTGGTGGCTTCACGGCGCCGCATCTTTGCCCTGACCAGGCAGAGCCTCAGGGAGCTCCTGGCTGTACTGCAGCCCGGCATTGCAGGGCCTGGTGCGCGCTCTCAGAATGGCGCACTGGCGCATCGTCTGCAGAAGCTGTGGCAGGTCCTGGAGGAGCCAGGGCCGAACGACCTGCGTGGTGAGCTGCTGGATGCGCCAATGGTCGCCGTGGTGTGGCACTGCTTGCACCTAGCCGCCTGCTCCACGCCAAGGGAGAGGATGCACCTAGTGTCCCATTGCCGCCAGCTGCTACAGCTCTGCCCTGGGTTGCACGGGTCTCCCCAGAACAGCCAAGGGACAGAATGCGAAGCTGTGCAGGCCGCGACTGAGGCGCTCTTTCGGGGAGTCCGCGCTGGATTACTGCACCAGATTCTGGACACGTTCACAGATACCCAAAGTCCTCTAGAGAGGCTGGTCCAGGCCGCCTTGGCGACTTCCACCATCAGATACCAGTGCAATAGCGAAGCTTTGGCAGAGACTTTCCGACTTCTCCTTGATGCTTTTCACAACCAAGCCAAGCAAATGATCCGAGTGGCACACTTGGTTTGGGTCTGCTGCCCCCAACAGCAATCTGGCAGAGACTTGGAGGCTGCCATGGCAGGTCTTTGGGGGCTTGTGGTCAAAGCTATGGAACTGTTTTCACAAAGTCCCCAAACGCAAGGCCTGGACTGGAGCCCTGACATCCTAGAGGCTCTGCTTGAGGCCTGGGCTAGGGAATCGGAACACCTCTTGGCATGCTTTGATGTCGTTCTCGATATTCCTGAATTCCTGAGTTTGTCCATCCAGGAAATGGCTAAACATTTGGACTTGTACACAAGGGCTCTGAGGAGCGGAGCACCCAGAGAATTTTCCAGACCTGTGGCGTTCTTACGCGGAAGAGCCACCCACATAGTGCAGGTGATGAACAGGTATGTGGGTCAAGACCCAGATCCCATTTTTCGAAACGGGATGAGAGTCGTGGTTCAGCAGCTGGCGCAGTCTTCCTTGACGCTGGCTGCGGCCACTGAAGGCAGCACAGGTAGGGACAGCGCCCAGGACAAGGGTGTCTTTTTAACTATGGCAAAACACCTCATCTATTCAGCTCAGCAAGTCCACGAGGGGCTGGATGGGACCAACCACCCAGACATCCTCAGCCCGCTTCGATTCCAAGTCCAAAGGTTTGACCTTGCCAAGAGATGGCCTTATTTGACTCTCCCGAGTCGCCAGCTTCCTACAGCTCCCGCGCTGAAATACCAGCAGGTGCCTGGGTTAGGGGGAAATGACATGAACACCTCTTTCCTACCACTAGAACAACTTTCCTACACGGTGGTCCCTGACACCTGCAAACAGGGGTGGGGCTCACCATTCCTTGCTGTCAGCAAAGTCATCACTACTGTGGAGAGCCAGGAGCACCGGGTAGTGACCTCACCACGCACCAACATGCCAGAGCCGGAGTCCACTGTGAATACAGCCCCAGAAATCCAGGCTGGGGAAGCACCCCTGGGACCAGAGAGGATGTCAAGACTATACAAATTCTCAAGAGTGGTGCCTTTGATTACTGACCTAGCCGGGGAGGAAGTCCATAGCACAAACACTAGAAGTGACAGACTTCTGGAAGTGTCTCTTCAGCAATCTGGGAGGACCAGGGAAGCCAGGCAGGCTCTCCTAGCCAGGGCTGGTGACTGGTACCCTCTGTGTCGACAACTCTTTTGCCGTAGCCCAACCACTGAATTACCAGGGAGCACGGAAGTGTTTGTGGAACTTGAGCAGAATTTGGCCTCAATGGTTCAAGTAGCAGCCAAAAGTGGTCCTGTGAATTTGGACGAGAAGAGCCCTGGCCCAATGGAGCACCCGGGAATGATTTTAGAGCTGCAAGGTAGATTGGAAAAAACAGAGGTCCATGCTAAACAGCTGTTGGACCAAGTTCTGTCCTCTGATGGTTGCCAAGCCCCCAAGGTGAGGGATGAGCACATTGACAATGAGTGCCTTCTGTGGGCAGCGGCTGTGCAGGACTTGATGCAGTGTATGAGGAGGCTCAGCAGGAGACAGG contains the following coding sequences:
- the LOC101979336 gene encoding uncharacterized protein LOC101979336, with amino-acid sequence MARKTVPAAGWCLTCLEALEAAEDSTSLRASLSDLATALLRLGGLTTRWARDERLGRVRHRLGCCIPALLAAARGHLRHPREPQLVASRRRIFALTRQSLRELLAVLQPGIAGPGARSQNGALAHRLQKLWQVLEEPGPNDLRGELLDAPMVAVVWHCLHLAACSTPRERMHLVSHCRQLLQLCPGLHGSPQNSQGTECEAVQAATEALFRGVRAGLLHQILDTFTDTQSPLERLVQAALATSTIRYQCNSEALAETFRLLLDAFHNQAKQMIRVAHLVWVCCPQQQSGRDLEAAMAGLWGLVVKAMELFSQSPQTQGLDWSPDILEALLEAWARESEHLLACFDVVLDIPEFLSLSIQEMAKHLDLYTRALRSGAPREFSRPVAFLRGRATHIVQVMNRYVGQDPDPIFRNGMRVVVQQLAQSSLTLAAATEGSTGRDSAQDKGVFLTMAKHLIYSAQQVHEGLDGTNHPDILSPLRFQVQRFDLAKRWPYLTLPSRQLPTAPALKYQQVPGLGGNDMNTSFLPLEQLSYTVVPDTCKQGWGSPFLAVSKVITTVESQEHRVVTSPRTNMPEPESTVNTAPEIQAGEAPLGPERMSRLYKFSRVVPLITDLAGEEVHSTNTRSDRLLEVSLQQSGRTREARQALLARAGDWYPLCRQLFCRSPTTELPGSTEVFVELEQNLASMVQVAAKSGPVNLDEKSPGPMEHPGMILELQGRLEKTEVHAKQLLDQVLSSDGCQAPKVRDEHIDNECLLWAAAVQDLMQCMRRLSRRQGLFLLPLQQAVKSQQGLQEGLEQAAHVSQKLQEAAELSRVLCGDEQVKDEVSFLCREVHVLTDALLEVARVLVSSPKPCPSLSTRFEFLCLELSLRVKALTNHLSSINTVYEHMFQDAVGKGSQTRMLSIIQAVQGIIAESQESGPFQEDLLVSLENILMLTKEVAERVPELQKHPEEQGLHMLDWLKWEWAAKVHHAVTQLQALEGGPTEAWRLLVQCLKPGEEPANAPEEVLVQLQLQCKEWAVETSAGGSVEFQDAVSKGITGISMGTCADELATTGTTTADVSMHQRGNPSLPPAQMDQTVEENGGADSENRITQITHEMAKEVLLMAQSLRKRGRVLVLDLQQVVVTKDQLIASARKISASGRNIARLIHIIAKNCIDQRCSGELLCMVEQIQTMSSQLSIISSVKASLARSKSSEELLLDNAQRLLQAVSKAVRAAEAACLRGLRWPSSDPEELEVAAFCTQCKRKLLQHRLQEASDKDCDGLGLRKTSTRNLPALVALVQDAL